Proteins encoded together in one Impatiens glandulifera chromosome 1, dImpGla2.1, whole genome shotgun sequence window:
- the LOC124919943 gene encoding cysteine-rich receptor-like protein kinase 10 isoform X1 → MKMKLKFNFRALVFLFVTCCCLSLRSEATATYAYHICPNTTTYTSNSNFRSNLNLLLSTLSSNSTVPSGFYNATVGHSTNDTVYGLFLCRGDLSPESCQDCVTTAAGEIVSTYCPTQKRVVIWYEECMLRYSDQSIISIVDRSFRPTLYNTQNVTDPQGFTQALAEIMTDVETRAASGSGSVGKKFAVAQANYSVLQQLYAMAQCTPDISSNDCTMCLQDAISSLPSCCGGSRGVRVLLPSCNIRYEMYSFYNSTAFPPPSTPPPPQSLPPPPPPLTLSNSSGKGGISSTVLIAIIVPIGVSVLLFIAGICFMKRRSKKKYQPVREDITISTGTDITAESLQFDFATIQAATDNFSDTNKLGEGGFGCVYKGILSNGNIVAVKRLSKSSGQGVEEFKNEAMLVAKLQHRNLVRMLGYCLEGEEKILIYEYVPNRSMDYFLFDSKRKEELDWSKRYKIIGGIARGLVYLHEDSQLRIIHRDLKASNILLDKDMNAKISDFGMARIFGGDQTQGNTSRVVGTFGYMSPEYVLHGHFSVKSDVFSFGVMLLEIISGKKNINFRHEDSIDLLGYAWKLWSNGAPLEFADPALGGSYNGNEVIRCILIGLSCVHENPESRPSMSTVVMMLTSQSVSIQAPQKPAFFPRSTMVLPAMESSESNKSAIKSSGLPHSVNDISITELDPR, encoded by the exons atgaagatgaagttgaagttCAATTTTAGAGCATTGGTGTTTCTCTTTGTAACTTGCTGCTGTTTGAGCCTCCGATCGGAAGCTACAGCCACCTATGCTTATCATATTTGCCCCAATACAACAACTTATACATCAAATAGCAACTTCCGTTCAAACCTAAACCTTCTCCTCTCCACTCTATCTTCCAATTCCACAGTGCCAAGCGGTTTCTACAACGCCACTGTCGGCCACTCAACTAACGACACAGTCTATGGCCTCTTCCTCTGCCGTGGAGACCTTTCACCTGAATCTTGCCAGGACTGCGTCACCACCGCCGCCGGAGAGATTGTCAGTACCTATTGCCCGACTCAAAAGAGAGTCGTTATTTGGTACGAAGAATGCATGCTTCGGTATTCGGACCAATCGATCATCTCGATTGTCGACCGCTCGTTTCGGCCTACTCTGTACAATACCCAGAACGTGACAGATCCACAGGGTTTCACGCAGGCGCTGGCGGAGATCATGACAGACGTGGAAACGAGGGCGGCGAGCGGAAGCGGCTCGGTAGGCAAGAAGTTCGCTGTGGCGCAAGCCAACTACTCGGTGTTGCAGCAGCTTTATGCGATGGCTCAGTGCACGCCGGATATTTCTTCCAACGACTGCACAATGTGCTTACAGGACGCAATCTCAAGCCTTCCGAGCTGCTGCGGGGGAAGTCGCGGCGTTAGAGTTCTGTTGCCGAGTTGCAATATTAGGTACGAAATGTATAGTTTCTACAATTCCACCGCCTTTCCTCCGCCGTCTACGCCTCCTCCGCCACAgtctcttcctcctcctcctcctcctctgaCGCTGTCGAACAGTTCAG GAAAGGGAGGGATTTCATCGACAGTGCTCATAGCCATAATCGTGCCGATTGGAGTCTCTGTTCTGCTCTTCATTGCGGGAATATGTTTCATGAAAAGGAGATCGAAGAAGAAATACCAGCCTGTCAGAGAAGACATCACAATTAGTACAG GAACTGACATTACAGCAGAGTCATTGCAATTTGATTTTGCTACCATACAAGCTGCCACGGATAACTTCTCCGACACCAATAAGCTTGGTGAAGGTGGATTTGGATGCGTCTATAAG GGTATATTGTCAAATGGAAACATTGTAGCGGTTAAGAGGTTATCGAAAAGCTCGGGTCAGGGTGTGGAAGAGTTCAAGAACGAGGCAATGTTAGTGGCAAAGCTTCAACATAGGAATTTAGTGAGAATGTTAGGATATTGTCTCGAAGGAGAAGAGAAGATACTCATCTACGAGTATGTTCCTAATAGAAGCATGGATTACTTCCTCTTTG ATTCCAAGCGGAAAGAGGAACTGGATTGGTCCAAACGGTACAAAATCATAGGAGGGATAGCCCGCGGCCTAGTTTATCTTCACGAAGATTCCCAACTCAGAATCATACATCGTGATCTAAAAGCTAGTAATATCTTGTTAGACAAAGACATGAATGCAAAAATATCAGATTTTGGCATGGCGAGGATATTTGGCGGGGATCAAACTCAAGGAAACACGAGTAGAGTTGTTGGAACCTT CGGTTACATGTCACCTGAATATGTATTGCACGGGCACTTCTCCGTGAAGTCGGATGTGTTCAGTTTTGGAGTCATGTTGTTGGAGATTATAAGTGGGAAGAAGAACATCAATTTTCGCCATGAAGATTCCATCGACCTACTAGGCTAT GCATGGAAATTGTGGAGCAATGGTGCACCTTTGGAATTTGCTGATCCTGCACTGGGAGGATCCTACAATGGAAACGAGGTCATCCGATGCATACTTATAGGGTTATCGTGTGTGCACGAAAATCCAGAATCCAGACCATCAATGTCGACTGTTGTTATGATGCTAACTAGTCAATCTGTGTCAATACAAGCACCTCAAAAACCAGCCTTCTTCCCCCGTAGCACAATGGTGCTGCCGGCCATGGAAAGTTCCGAATCCAATAAATCTGCAATCAAGTCCAGTGGTCTTCCTCATTCGGTCAATGATATTTCTATTACTGAACTTGACCCTAGATAG
- the LOC124919943 gene encoding cysteine-rich receptor-like protein kinase 10 isoform X2 encodes MKMKLKFNFRALVFLFVTCCCLSLRSEATATYAYHICPNTTTYTSNSNFRSNLNLLLSTLSSNSTVPSGFYNATVGHSTNDTVYGLFLCRGDLSPESCQDCVTTAAGEIVSTYCPTQKRVVIWYEECMLRYSDQSIISIVDRSFRPTLYNTQNVTDPQGFTQALAEIMTDVETRAASGSGSVGKKFAVAQANYSVLQQLYAMAQCTPDISSNDCTMCLQDAISSLPSCCGGSRGVRVLLPSCNIRYEMYSFYNSTAFPPPSTPPPPQSLPPPPPPLTLSNSSGKGGISSAMLIAIIVPIGVSVLLFIAGICFMKRRSKKKYQPVREDITISTGTDITADSLQFDFATIQAATDNFSDSNKLGEGGFGSVYKGILSNGNVVAVKRLSKSSGQGVVEFKNEAMLVAKLQHRNLVRMLGYCLEGEEKILVYEYVPNRSMDYFLFDSKRKEELDWSKRYKIIGGIARGLVYLHEDSQLRIIHRDLKASNILLDKNMNAKISDFGMARIFGGDQTQGNTSRVVGTFGYMSPEYVLHGHFSVKSDVFSFGVMLLEIISGKKNINFRHEDSIDLLGYAWKLWSNGAPLEFADPALGGSYNGNEVIRCILIGLSCVHENPESRPSMSTVVMMLTSQSVSIQAPQKPAFFPRSTMVLPAMESSESNKSAIKSSGLPHSVNDISITELDPR; translated from the exons atgaagatgaagttgaagttCAATTTTAGAGCATTGGTGTTTCTCTTTGTAACTTGCTGCTGTTTGAGCCTCCGATCGGAAGCTACAGCCACCTATGCTTATCATATTTGCCCCAATACAACAACTTATACATCAAATAGCAACTTCCGTTCAAACCTAAACCTTCTCCTCTCCACTCTATCTTCCAATTCCACAGTGCCAAGCGGTTTCTACAACGCCACTGTCGGCCACTCAACTAACGACACAGTCTATGGCCTCTTCCTCTGCCGTGGAGACCTTTCACCTGAATCTTGCCAGGACTGCGTCACCACCGCCGCCGGAGAGATTGTCAGTACCTATTGCCCGACTCAAAAGAGAGTCGTTATTTGGTACGAAGAATGCATGCTTCGGTATTCGGACCAATCGATCATCTCGATTGTCGACCGCTCGTTTCGGCCTACTCTGTACAATACCCAGAACGTGACAGATCCACAGGGTTTCACGCAGGCGCTGGCGGAGATCATGACAGACGTGGAAACGAGGGCGGCGAGCGGAAGCGGCTCGGTAGGCAAGAAGTTCGCTGTGGCGCAAGCCAACTACTCGGTGTTGCAGCAGCTTTATGCGATGGCTCAGTGCACGCCGGATATTTCTTCCAACGACTGCACAATGTGCTTACAGGACGCAATCTCAAGCCTTCCGAGCTGCTGCGGGGGAAGTCGCGGCGTTAGAGTTCTGTTGCCGAGTTGCAATATTAGGTACGAAATGTATAGTTTCTACAATTCCACCGCCTTTCCTCCGCCGTCTACGCCTCCTCCGCCACAgtctcttcctcctcctcctcctcctctgaCGCTGTCGAACAGTTCAG GAAAGGGAGGGATTTCATCGGCAATGCTCATAGCCATAATCGTGCCGATTGGAGTCTCTGTTCTGCTCTTCATTGCGGGAATATGTTTCATGAAAAGGAGATCGAAGAAGAAATATCAGCCAGTCAGAGAAGACATCACAATTAGTACAG GAACTGACATTACAGCAGACTCATTGCAATTTGATTTTGCTACCATACAAGCTGCCACAGATAACTTTTCCGACAGCAATAAGCTTGGTGAAGGTGGATTTGGATCCGTCTATAAG GGTATATTGTCAAATGGAAACGTTGTAGCGGTGAAGAGGTTATCGAAAAGCTCGGGTCAGGGTGTGGTAGAGTTTAAGAACGAGGCAATGTTAGTGGCGAAGCTTCAACATAGGAATTTAGTGAGAATGTTAGGATATTGTCTCGAAGGAGAAGAGAAGATACTCGTCTACGAGTATGTTCCTAATAGAAGCATGGATTACTTCCTCTTTG ATTCCAAGCGGAAAGAAGAACTGGATTGGTCCAAACGGTACAAAATCATAGGAGGGATAGCCCGAGGCCTAGTTTATCTTCACGAAGATTCCCAACTCAGAATCATACATCGTGATCTAAAAGCTAGTAATATCTTGTTAGACAAAAACATGAATGCAAAAATATCGGATTTTGGCATGGCGAGGATATTTGGCGGGGATCAAACTCAAGGAAACACGAGTAGAGTTGTTGGAACCTT CGGTTACATGTCACCTGAATATGTATTGCACGGGCACTTCTCCGTGAAGTCGGATGTGTTCAGTTTTGGAGTCATGTTGTTGGAGATTATAAGTGGGAAGAAGAACATCAATTTTCGCCATGAAGATTCCATCGACCTACTAGGCTAT GCATGGAAATTGTGGAGCAATGGTGCACCTTTGGAATTTGCTGATCCTGCACTGGGAGGATCCTACAATGGAAACGAGGTCATCCGATGCATACTTATAGGGTTATCGTGTGTGCACGAAAATCCAGAATCCAGACCATCAATGTCGACTGTTGTTATGATGCTAACTAGTCAATCTGTGTCAATACAAGCACCTCAAAAACCAGCCTTCTTCCCCCGTAGCACAATGGTGCTGCCGGCCATGGAAAGTTCCGAATCCAATAAATCTGCAATCAAGTCCAGTGGTCTTCCTCATTCGGTCAATGATATTTCTATTACTGAACTTGACCCTAGATAG